The following are encoded in a window of Haloarcula halophila genomic DNA:
- a CDS encoding DUF5820 family protein, with protein sequence MGFADLDDEWTVWNETDEKVVLVYRPDVFDSHDFPAPCLPTIYLTRGRRTRRPGAQRAGEAWYVTLYLEPEVERDPDSYDDRESAVAGAVDLANRFANGEVDYRSLYQLPREEYLAELDDRTGRS encoded by the coding sequence ATGGGATTCGCGGACCTCGACGACGAGTGGACTGTCTGGAACGAGACCGACGAGAAGGTGGTCCTGGTCTACCGCCCCGACGTCTTCGACAGCCACGACTTCCCCGCACCCTGCCTGCCGACGATCTACCTCACGCGCGGGAGGCGGACCCGCCGACCGGGCGCTCAGCGCGCCGGCGAGGCCTGGTACGTCACCCTCTATCTGGAGCCGGAAGTCGAGAGAGACCCCGACAGCTACGACGACCGCGAGAGCGCAGTCGCCGGTGCCGTCGACTTGGCCAACCGGTTCGCGAACGGCGAGGTCGACTATCGGTCGCTGTATCAGCTCCCCCGCGAGGAGTACCTGGCCGAGCTCGACGACCGGACCGGCCGTTCCTGA
- a CDS encoding UPF0179 family protein, translated as MSTVTLVGTRLASVGEEFVYHGEASGCEGCPYRDQCLNLTEGRRYRITDLRQSGQTLDCAVHDDGVRAVEVEPAPVKANVPTKGAYAGSAATLAGPCPHTECPSHRYCEPAGADFDEEYRIDSIVGDPPHDFCLLDRDLTLVEFEPPDDA; from the coding sequence ATGAGTACGGTAACGCTCGTCGGCACTCGGCTCGCGTCCGTCGGCGAGGAGTTCGTCTATCACGGCGAAGCGAGCGGGTGTGAGGGGTGTCCGTACCGGGACCAGTGTCTCAACCTCACCGAGGGTCGCCGGTACCGCATCACCGACCTCCGACAGAGCGGCCAGACCCTGGACTGTGCGGTCCACGACGACGGGGTACGTGCCGTCGAGGTCGAGCCGGCCCCGGTCAAAGCGAACGTCCCGACGAAAGGTGCCTACGCCGGCAGCGCCGCGACGCTGGCCGGCCCGTGTCCCCACACTGAATGTCCGAGCCACCGGTACTGCGAGCCCGCCGGAGCGGACTTCGACGAGGAGTACCGGATCGACTCGATCGTCGGCGACCCGCCACACGACTTCTGTCTGCTGGACCGGGACCTCACGCTGGTGGAGTTCGAACCGCCCGACGACGCCTGA
- a CDS encoding PrkA family serine protein kinase, with protein MTGEEYIGRADDSLDRAYEAPMSLAEYVDQLLERPELAAHASKYLLDAIEAAGTRTVIEEGEEKERYRFFDDPHNDGEHAILGNTDVLNAFVDDLRSIAAGRGKDEKIIWLEGPTATGKSELKRCLINGLREYSKTPAGRRYTLEWNVAGAGGTDSALTYGDQPIADEDDWYESPVQVHPLTVFPEDVRQDLLSTLNERLDDHIPIRVEGDLDPFSREAYDYLEEQYRRSGTADLFSAVTAPAHLRVKNFVVDVGRGIGVLHSEDEGTPKERLVGSWMHGMLRELDSRGRKNPQAFSYDGVLSQGNGLLTVVEDAGQHADLLQKLLNVPDESHVKLDKGIGMDIDTQLIIISNPDLEAQLNQHADREGQDPLKALKRRLDKREFTYLTNLSLEAQLLRRELTDETSVWDPDSWEQLERWIQEPLTVSVRDELAGVTEKELAPHTVEAAALYAVVSRLDDHSVPDGLDLVDKALLFDRGYLMEGDERVEIDDYDLETTARDGDHGIPVTYVRDVVADLLHETQDRHHPDLPVEHVVMPRDVLNAVAEGMREAPVFSVNEASEYEERVVTVKNYVFGRQEQDVLDAMMRDKRVDEATVEAYIEQVYAWESDEQIVNDRGEYVDPDPLEMKVFEIEHLGRFDEKNYAGNEPDEAVKTFRTDKIITALNRHAWQRRDEEFQVGDVSPTEIPVINTVLGRHDWDDVKRTFEDFDPRQWDAPPSGTETARLKAQTIANMVELHDYSEASAELTSRHVMNQVSYRWD; from the coding sequence ATGACAGGCGAGGAGTACATCGGTCGGGCGGACGACTCACTGGATCGGGCCTACGAGGCCCCGATGAGCCTGGCCGAGTACGTCGACCAACTCCTCGAACGTCCGGAACTGGCCGCTCACGCCTCGAAGTACCTGCTCGACGCCATCGAGGCGGCCGGGACACGCACCGTCATCGAGGAGGGTGAGGAGAAAGAGCGGTACCGCTTCTTCGACGACCCCCACAACGACGGTGAGCACGCGATCTTGGGCAACACCGACGTGCTCAACGCCTTCGTCGACGACCTGCGGTCGATCGCGGCCGGCCGGGGCAAAGACGAGAAGATCATCTGGCTCGAAGGCCCCACGGCGACCGGGAAATCGGAGCTCAAGCGGTGTCTCATCAACGGCCTACGCGAGTACTCGAAGACGCCGGCGGGCCGGCGCTACACCCTCGAGTGGAACGTCGCCGGTGCGGGGGGCACCGACTCGGCGCTGACCTACGGCGACCAGCCCATCGCCGACGAGGACGACTGGTACGAGAGCCCCGTCCAGGTCCACCCGCTGACGGTGTTCCCCGAGGACGTCCGTCAGGACCTGCTTTCGACGCTGAACGAGCGGCTCGACGACCACATCCCGATCCGCGTCGAGGGCGACCTGGACCCGTTCTCCCGGGAAGCGTACGACTACCTCGAAGAGCAGTACCGCCGAAGCGGGACGGCGGACCTGTTCTCGGCGGTGACGGCGCCGGCCCACCTCCGGGTCAAGAACTTCGTCGTCGACGTGGGACGGGGCATCGGTGTTCTCCACTCCGAGGACGAGGGGACGCCGAAGGAACGGCTCGTCGGGTCCTGGATGCACGGGATGCTCCGCGAACTGGACTCCCGCGGTCGGAAGAACCCACAGGCGTTTAGCTACGACGGCGTCCTCTCGCAGGGCAACGGACTGCTGACCGTCGTCGAGGACGCCGGCCAGCACGCCGACCTGCTCCAGAAACTGCTGAACGTCCCCGACGAGAGTCACGTCAAACTGGACAAGGGGATCGGGATGGACATCGACACGCAACTCATCATCATCTCGAACCCCGACCTAGAGGCACAGCTGAACCAACACGCCGACCGTGAGGGCCAGGACCCGCTGAAGGCGCTCAAACGACGGCTGGACAAACGGGAGTTTACCTACCTGACGAACCTCTCGCTCGAGGCCCAGTTGCTCCGGCGGGAGTTGACCGACGAGACGAGCGTCTGGGACCCCGACTCCTGGGAGCAACTGGAGCGCTGGATACAGGAGCCACTGACCGTCTCGGTCCGGGACGAACTCGCCGGCGTGACCGAGAAGGAACTCGCCCCTCACACGGTCGAGGCGGCGGCGCTGTACGCCGTCGTCTCGCGGCTCGACGACCACTCGGTCCCGGACGGGCTCGACCTGGTGGACAAGGCGCTGTTGTTCGACCGTGGCTATCTGATGGAGGGCGACGAACGGGTCGAGATCGACGACTACGACCTGGAGACGACCGCCAGGGACGGCGACCACGGGATTCCGGTCACCTACGTCCGGGACGTGGTCGCGGACCTGCTCCACGAGACACAGGACCGCCACCACCCCGACCTCCCCGTCGAACACGTGGTCATGCCCCGTGACGTGCTCAACGCCGTCGCCGAGGGGATGCGCGAGGCGCCGGTGTTCTCGGTCAACGAGGCCAGCGAGTACGAGGAGCGAGTCGTGACGGTCAAGAACTACGTCTTCGGCCGGCAGGAACAGGACGTACTGGACGCGATGATGCGGGACAAGCGCGTCGACGAGGCGACAGTCGAGGCATACATCGAGCAGGTCTACGCCTGGGAATCCGACGAACAGATCGTCAACGACCGGGGCGAGTACGTCGACCCGGACCCCCTGGAGATGAAAGTCTTCGAGATCGAGCATCTGGGCCGGTTCGACGAGAAGAACTACGCCGGCAACGAGCCCGACGAGGCCGTCAAGACGTTCCGCACCGACAAGATCATCACGGCGCTGAACCGCCACGCGTGGCAGCGCCGGGACGAGGAGTTCCAGGTCGGCGACGTCTCGCCGACGGAGATCCCCGTCATCAACACCGTCCTCGGGCGCCACGACTGGGACGACGTCAAGCGGACCTTCGAGGATTTCGACCCGCGGCAGTGGGACGCCCCACCCTCGGGGACCGAGACGGCCCGACTGAAAGCGCAGACGATCGCCAACATGGTCGAGCTACACGACTACAGCGAGGCGTCGGCCGAACTGACGAGCCGACACGTGATGAACCAGGTGAGCTACAGATGGGATTGA
- a CDS encoding YeaH/YhbH family protein, producing MGLRDDLERYREVGEQRRQDLAEFIQYGDLGQSRDDEVRIPIKIVDLPTFEYDQRDKGGVGQGEGAQPGDPVGQPQPQPGDGDEDGDPGEEGGDHEYYEMDPEEFAQELDEQLGLDLEPKGKKVIEEKEGDFTDMTRTGPSSTLDFERLFKKGLKRKLAMEFDEDYVREALKVEGWGPQSVFEWARENNIPVSKAWIEDAYGELSSDEKSRWDSIEEMETAVDQVTTAQRIRRDGVDEVPFRREDERYRYPEIVEEREKNVVVVNIRDVSGSMRQQKRELVERTFTPLDWYLQGKYDNAEFVYIAHDADAWEVDREEFFGIRSGGGTRISSAYELAAAVLEEEYPWSEWNRYVFAAGDSENSSNDTEEKVIPLMREIPANLHAYVETQPSGNAINATHAEEVERSFRDADNVAVAYVSSPEDVVDAIYEILSTEEDE from the coding sequence ATGGGATTGAGAGACGACCTCGAACGGTACCGCGAAGTGGGCGAGCAGCGCCGACAGGACCTCGCCGAGTTCATCCAGTACGGTGACCTCGGTCAGTCACGGGACGACGAGGTCCGCATCCCGATCAAGATCGTCGACCTCCCGACGTTCGAGTACGACCAGCGGGACAAAGGCGGCGTCGGACAAGGTGAGGGTGCCCAGCCCGGCGACCCCGTCGGGCAGCCACAGCCCCAGCCCGGCGACGGCGACGAGGACGGCGACCCCGGCGAGGAGGGCGGCGACCACGAGTACTACGAGATGGACCCCGAGGAGTTCGCCCAGGAGTTAGACGAACAACTCGGCCTCGACCTGGAGCCGAAAGGCAAGAAGGTCATCGAGGAGAAGGAGGGCGACTTCACCGACATGACCCGGACGGGGCCGTCCTCGACGCTCGACTTCGAGCGGCTGTTCAAGAAAGGGCTCAAGCGCAAGCTGGCGATGGAGTTCGACGAGGACTACGTCCGCGAGGCCCTGAAAGTCGAGGGCTGGGGGCCACAGTCCGTCTTCGAGTGGGCACGCGAGAACAACATCCCCGTCTCGAAAGCCTGGATCGAGGACGCCTACGGGGAGCTCTCCAGCGACGAGAAGAGCCGGTGGGACTCCATCGAGGAGATGGAAACGGCGGTCGACCAGGTCACGACCGCCCAGCGAATCCGCCGGGACGGCGTCGACGAAGTCCCCTTCCGTCGGGAGGACGAGCGGTACCGCTACCCCGAAATCGTCGAGGAACGGGAGAAAAACGTCGTCGTGGTCAACATCCGTGACGTGTCGGGCTCGATGCGCCAGCAGAAACGGGAACTCGTCGAGCGGACGTTTACGCCGCTGGACTGGTATCTCCAGGGGAAATACGACAACGCCGAGTTCGTCTACATCGCCCACGACGCCGACGCCTGGGAGGTCGACCGCGAGGAGTTCTTCGGCATCCGATCGGGCGGCGGGACCCGCATCTCCAGTGCCTACGAGCTGGCCGCGGCCGTCTTAGAGGAGGAGTATCCCTGGAGCGAGTGGAACCGCTACGTCTTCGCCGCCGGCGACAGCGAGAACTCCAGCAACGACACCGAGGAGAAGGTGATCCCGCTCATGCGGGAGATCCCCGCGAACCTCCACGCCTACGTGGAGACCCAACCGAGCGGCAACGCGATCAACGCCACCCACGCCGAGGAGGTCGAACGGAGCTTCCGGGACGCCGACAACGTCGCTGTCGCGTACGTCTCCTCGCCGGAGGACGTGGTCGACGCGATCTACGAGATACTCAGCACGGAGGAAGACGAATGA
- a CDS encoding ribbon-helix-helix domain-containing protein: MPKVEITIPEHLEMQIAQLVDQGEFLNREEAIEDLLSTGLKAYKTSGPQDEEEEPGFEEDGMMGHDDEYVF, from the coding sequence ATGCCAAAGGTAGAGATCACGATCCCGGAGCATCTGGAGATGCAGATCGCTCAACTCGTCGACCAGGGTGAGTTCCTCAACCGCGAGGAGGCAATCGAAGACTTGCTGTCGACCGGGTTGAAAGCGTACAAGACGTCCGGGCCACAGGACGAGGAGGAGGAACCGGGTTTCGAAGAGGACGGGATGATGGGACACGACGACGAGTACGTCTTCTGA
- a CDS encoding winged helix-turn-helix domain-containing protein has product MTSEMPDREFKERDVYILRELAADPQRSSRELADILDEQYGIDVSHVTVSESIREMRDAGVFREAIVPNESLFNFALFEFKFNPEHFADAWHDAMVYIRDDRHTLFYFLSDGAYQWKSVMMFPSRQAESKWIHEFYKRHGNVVQNVRNSVVHNVLKFRTDPELFTELTAE; this is encoded by the coding sequence ATGACCTCCGAGATGCCTGACAGGGAGTTCAAGGAGCGAGACGTCTACATCCTCCGAGAACTCGCGGCGGACCCACAGCGATCGTCGCGTGAGTTGGCCGACATTCTGGACGAACAGTACGGGATCGACGTCTCACACGTGACCGTCAGCGAATCGATCCGGGAGATGCGTGACGCAGGGGTGTTCAGGGAGGCGATCGTCCCCAACGAGTCGCTGTTCAACTTCGCGCTGTTCGAGTTCAAGTTCAATCCGGAGCACTTCGCCGACGCCTGGCACGACGCGATGGTCTACATCCGCGACGACCGACACACCCTCTTCTATTTCCTCTCGGACGGGGCCTACCAGTGGAAATCGGTGATGATGTTTCCCAGCCGTCAGGCCGAGTCGAAGTGGATCCACGAGTTCTACAAGCGACACGGCAACGTCGTCCAGAACGTCCGCAACTCCGTCGTCCACAACGTCCTGAAGTTCCGGACCGATCCGGAGCTGTTCACCGAGTTGACCGCAGAGTAG
- a CDS encoding PrkA family serine protein kinase, with protein sequence MSKNKETLEALSEEYRDTIPADLRQSKSFDWYLEQLYDEPRIARNAHQRVADMFDYYGTEYDEEAGVVEYELASHDPLNDGENTFYGRVVHEAIHEFVNKVKSGARGLGPQKRIKLLLGPVGSGKSDFDRQLRRYFENYTRRDDGRMYTFRWTNLCDVVDDQDPADDIVRSPMNQDPLVLLPQEQRDRVIEDINEELDAPYTIRNEQALDPASEFYMDELLAYYDDDLQQVLENHVEIIRFVADENRRRGIETFEPKDKKNQDETELTGDVNYSKIAIYGESDPRAFDYSGAFCNANRGIFSGEELLKLQREFLYDFLHASQEQTIKPKNNPRIDIDQVIVGRTNMPEYRDKKGDEKMEAFNDRTKRIDFPYVLQYEEESKIYRKMLRNADLPDIQVEPHTLEMAGLFGVLTRIEEPDTSSIDLVQKAKAYNGEIDEADDIDVKKLRDEAEKTADIGEGMDGVSPRFIGDEIAEAIMDSMHRDRQFLSPLTTFNHLEGNLENHGSIAEENFEEYYRYLELVREEYKERAIEDVRHALAYDMDEIQRQGEKYMDHVMAYIDDDTVEDELTGRQQEPDEQFLRSVEEKLNLPEDRKDDFRQEVSNWVSRRAREGDTFHPQDNDRLRRALERKLWEDKKHNINFSALVSSGEMDDDDRNQWIDALIEQGYSEEGAKEVLEFAGAEVAKSEMEE encoded by the coding sequence ATGAGCAAGAACAAAGAGACACTGGAAGCGCTGAGCGAGGAGTACCGGGACACGATACCAGCCGACCTCCGGCAGTCGAAATCGTTCGATTGGTACTTAGAGCAGCTGTACGACGAACCCCGGATCGCCCGGAACGCTCACCAGCGGGTGGCGGACATGTTCGACTACTACGGGACCGAGTACGACGAGGAAGCCGGCGTCGTCGAATACGAACTCGCCAGCCATGACCCGCTGAACGACGGCGAGAACACGTTCTACGGCCGGGTCGTCCACGAGGCGATCCACGAGTTCGTCAACAAAGTCAAGTCCGGTGCCCGCGGACTGGGTCCACAGAAACGGATCAAGCTCCTGTTGGGACCGGTCGGGTCGGGGAAGTCCGACTTCGACCGCCAGCTACGGCGGTACTTCGAGAACTACACCCGCCGTGACGACGGCCGGATGTACACCTTCCGGTGGACGAACCTCTGTGACGTCGTCGACGACCAGGACCCGGCCGACGACATCGTTCGTTCGCCGATGAACCAGGACCCGCTGGTCTTGCTCCCCCAGGAGCAACGCGACAGAGTCATCGAGGACATCAACGAGGAACTAGACGCCCCCTACACGATCCGCAACGAGCAGGCGCTGGACCCGGCAAGCGAGTTCTACATGGACGAACTGCTCGCGTACTACGACGACGATCTCCAACAGGTCCTGGAGAACCACGTGGAGATCATCCGCTTCGTCGCCGACGAGAACCGGCGACGCGGGATCGAGACCTTCGAGCCCAAGGACAAGAAGAACCAGGACGAGACAGAACTCACGGGCGACGTCAACTACTCGAAGATCGCGATCTACGGGGAATCTGACCCCCGGGCGTTCGACTACTCCGGGGCATTCTGTAACGCCAACCGCGGCATCTTCTCCGGCGAAGAACTGCTGAAACTCCAGCGGGAGTTCCTCTACGATTTCCTGCACGCCTCCCAGGAGCAGACGATCAAGCCCAAGAACAACCCCCGGATCGACATCGACCAGGTGATCGTCGGCCGGACGAACATGCCCGAGTACCGGGACAAGAAAGGCGACGAGAAGATGGAGGCGTTCAACGACCGGACCAAGCGCATCGACTTCCCGTACGTCCTCCAGTACGAGGAGGAATCGAAGATCTACCGGAAGATGCTCCGGAACGCCGACCTCCCGGACATCCAGGTCGAACCCCACACCCTGGAGATGGCGGGGCTGTTCGGCGTGTTGACACGCATCGAGGAACCCGATACCTCCTCGATCGACCTGGTCCAGAAGGCCAAGGCCTACAACGGCGAGATCGACGAGGCCGACGACATCGACGTCAAGAAGCTCCGCGACGAGGCCGAGAAGACCGCCGACATCGGCGAGGGGATGGACGGGGTCTCCCCACGGTTCATCGGCGACGAGATCGCCGAGGCGATCATGGACTCGATGCACCGCGATCGGCAGTTCCTCTCGCCGCTGACGACGTTCAACCACTTAGAGGGGAACCTCGAGAACCACGGCTCGATCGCCGAGGAGAACTTCGAGGAGTACTACCGCTACCTCGAACTCGTCCGCGAGGAGTACAAGGAGCGGGCCATCGAAGACGTCCGCCACGCGCTGGCCTACGACATGGACGAGATCCAGCGCCAGGGCGAGAAGTACATGGACCACGTGATGGCCTACATCGACGACGACACCGTCGAGGACGAACTCACCGGGCGCCAGCAGGAACCCGACGAGCAGTTCCTGCGCTCGGTCGAGGAGAAACTCAACCTCCCCGAGGACCGCAAGGACGACTTCCGCCAGGAAGTGTCGAACTGGGTCTCCCGGCGCGCACGCGAGGGAGACACCTTCCACCCGCAGGACAACGACCGCCTGCGCCGTGCGCTGGAACGCAAACTCTGGGAGGACAAGAAACACAACATCAACTTCTCGGCGCTGGTCTCCAGCGGCGAGATGGACGACGACGACCGCAACCAGTGGATCGACGCCCTCATCGAGCAGGGCTACTCCGAGGAAGGCGCCAAGGAGGTCCTGGAGTTCGCCGGCGCCGAGGTCGCAAAGAGCGAAATGGAGGAGTGA
- a CDS encoding UPF0058 family protein: protein MHKDELLELHEQMVTIMQYFRDEMDSVDPSLFDQYDELDVSPSDVHKSKSEHKHAVFVLGNGLATAMSEDEFSDAGRVGKRMKELAEDAERKL, encoded by the coding sequence ATGCACAAAGACGAGCTTCTGGAGTTACACGAGCAGATGGTCACGATCATGCAGTACTTCCGCGACGAGATGGATTCGGTCGATCCGAGCCTCTTCGATCAGTACGACGAACTCGACGTCAGTCCGTCGGACGTCCACAAATCCAAGAGCGAGCACAAGCACGCCGTGTTCGTCCTCGGGAACGGGCTCGCCACCGCGATGAGCGAAGACGAGTTCTCCGACGCCGGCCGTGTCGGCAAGCGCATGAAGGAACTCGCCGAGGACGCCGAGCGGAAACTGTAG
- the menD gene encoding 2-succinyl-5-enolpyruvyl-6-hydroxy-3-cyclohexene-1-carboxylic-acid synthase yields MSHPNVNALWAETLVAELVAGGVEAVCVSPGSRSTPLTVAFAEHPDITVFSHLDERSSAFFALGRARRTGRPTPLVCTSGTAAANFHPAVIEADQAGVPMLVLTADRPPELIDSGANQTVDQEKLYGDAVRWYRDMPEPEAEPRKVRMLRTTAARGLAAATAADSGPVHLNCRFRKPLEPTPVAADDPAGVPDDWDEHGLAAGGRDGPFVTTGHGVPTLDESDQRHLSERLAAADRGLLVAGPAHDGLSAEGLRALADATGFPVLADPLSNLRFGPHVEAIEAPVCGGYDAYLGSGAAREWPDPEVVVRFGASPTSKPLRHYLRDADCRQFVVDPAGTWTEAEFTATDLLIADEDATGRAVAEDVETRPAEGWTERFADAEAIHWSVVEDALADTYWEGGVLADVTATAPDPATVFVSNSMPIRDMDRFGRPRRADLTVLGNRGASGIDGITSTALGAGSATEDPLVLVTGDLAYYHDMNGLLALGRCGVDATIVLVNNDGGGIFHMLPIAEHETFESQFRTPHGLEFSPTGALYDLSFERVPDRASFVAALEDSVGSTGTRVIEVPFDAGSSHAVRDELEAAVGSRLD; encoded by the coding sequence ATGAGTCACCCGAACGTCAACGCGCTCTGGGCGGAGACGCTCGTCGCAGAGCTGGTCGCCGGCGGCGTCGAGGCCGTCTGTGTCTCGCCGGGGAGCCGGTCGACGCCGCTGACGGTAGCGTTCGCCGAACACCCCGATATCACCGTCTTCTCACATCTCGACGAGCGTTCGTCCGCGTTTTTCGCGCTTGGACGGGCACGCCGAACCGGCCGACCGACGCCGCTGGTCTGTACTTCCGGCACCGCGGCAGCGAACTTCCACCCGGCGGTGATCGAGGCCGACCAGGCCGGCGTCCCGATGCTCGTGTTGACGGCCGACCGTCCCCCGGAACTCATCGACAGCGGCGCCAACCAGACCGTCGACCAGGAGAAGCTGTACGGCGACGCAGTCCGGTGGTACCGCGACATGCCCGAACCGGAGGCCGAACCACGCAAAGTCAGGATGCTCAGGACCACCGCGGCGCGGGGGCTGGCCGCAGCGACCGCCGCCGATAGCGGGCCGGTCCACCTCAACTGCCGGTTCCGGAAACCGCTGGAACCGACGCCGGTCGCGGCCGACGATCCGGCGGGCGTCCCCGACGACTGGGACGAGCATGGACTCGCCGCTGGGGGTCGGGACGGACCGTTCGTCACGACGGGCCACGGCGTTCCGACGCTCGACGAGTCGGATCAGCGGCACCTCTCCGAACGCCTGGCTGCGGCTGACCGGGGTCTACTCGTCGCCGGCCCCGCCCACGACGGCCTCTCGGCCGAGGGGTTGAGAGCACTGGCCGACGCCACTGGCTTCCCGGTACTGGCCGATCCCCTCTCGAACCTGCGCTTTGGCCCCCACGTCGAGGCCATCGAAGCGCCGGTGTGTGGCGGCTACGACGCGTACCTCGGCAGCGGTGCGGCCCGCGAGTGGCCCGACCCGGAGGTCGTCGTCCGCTTCGGGGCCTCGCCGACCTCCAAGCCGCTGCGACACTACCTCCGGGACGCGGACTGTCGGCAGTTCGTCGTCGACCCGGCAGGTACCTGGACGGAAGCCGAGTTCACGGCGACGGACCTCCTGATCGCCGACGAGGACGCGACGGGACGGGCGGTCGCCGAGGACGTGGAGACCCGCCCCGCCGAGGGATGGACGGAGCGGTTCGCCGACGCCGAGGCGATCCACTGGAGCGTCGTCGAGGACGCCCTGGCCGATACCTACTGGGAGGGTGGCGTGCTGGCGGACGTGACCGCCACGGCACCGGACCCGGCGACGGTGTTCGTCTCCAACAGTATGCCGATCCGTGATATGGATCGGTTCGGCCGGCCGCGGCGGGCGGACCTGACGGTGCTCGGTAATCGTGGGGCGAGCGGCATCGACGGCATCACCTCGACGGCGCTGGGGGCCGGCAGCGCCACCGAGGACCCGCTGGTCCTGGTGACTGGGGACCTGGCGTACTACCACGACATGAACGGGTTGCTGGCGCTGGGTCGGTGTGGGGTCGACGCGACCATCGTCCTCGTGAACAACGACGGGGGCGGGATCTTCCACATGCTCCCGATCGCCGAGCACGAGACCTTCGAGTCGCAGTTCAGGACCCCACACGGGTTGGAGTTCTCGCCGACCGGTGCCCTCTACGACCTCTCGTTCGAGCGGGTCCCCGACCGGGCGTCGTTCGTCGCGGCGCTGGAGGATTCGGTTGGATCGACGGGGACGCGGGTCATCGAAGTCCCCTTCGACGCCGGGAGCAGTCACGCAGTCCGGGACGAGCTCGAAGCGGCCGTGGGCAGTCGACTGGACTGA
- a CDS encoding isochorismate synthase, producing MEPLRGEEVTVAETTVTTRGCPVDHAPVRTVLDTDTRPRFAWATGTETVAARGAAATITGSGGSRFGDVRTAARRLFDDHDVPETLPSVARPRLFGGFAFHDGDHDGESPWDGFPGAGFFLPAVQLTVRDGDAWLTVSATGPEADRTADERLAEWRTELSTLADGPQSEPPGIAGRERTPSQSDWRRQVRAAIEKVDRGDLRKVVLAQALRVSLDAELSVPDVLARLAETYPDCYRFMFSPAGAGTFFGATPERLVSVRGRTVRTEALAGSTGRGETPAEDEWLAKELLESEKDRHEHQLVADAIREQLAPFATSIRTGERTVRRLATVQHLRTSITAELGDDEHVLDLVEALHPTPAVGGLPPDAALRTIRDTEAFDRGWYAAPIGWLDGSGNGTFAVGIRSAVARDRIATLFAGAGIVSDSDPDREWDEVQLKYRPMLDELE from the coding sequence ATGGAACCACTGCGTGGTGAGGAAGTGACGGTTGCCGAGACGACAGTCACCACACGTGGGTGTCCCGTCGACCACGCACCGGTGCGAACGGTCCTCGATACGGACACCCGACCTCGGTTCGCGTGGGCGACAGGAACTGAAACGGTCGCGGCCAGGGGTGCGGCTGCGACGATCACCGGCAGCGGCGGGTCACGGTTTGGCGACGTGCGGACAGCCGCTCGTAGGTTGTTCGACGATCACGACGTCCCGGAGACGCTCCCGAGCGTCGCCCGACCGCGACTGTTCGGCGGGTTCGCCTTCCACGACGGTGATCACGACGGGGAGTCACCCTGGGATGGGTTTCCCGGTGCAGGCTTCTTCCTTCCGGCGGTCCAACTGACTGTCCGTGACGGCGACGCCTGGCTGACCGTCTCTGCGACGGGGCCGGAAGCCGACCGGACGGCCGACGAGCGGCTCGCCGAGTGGCGAACGGAACTGTCGACACTCGCCGACGGGCCGCAGTCCGAACCGCCGGGAATCGCCGGGCGCGAACGGACCCCGTCCCAGTCGGACTGGCGTCGGCAGGTCCGGGCGGCCATCGAGAAGGTCGACCGGGGGGACCTCCGGAAGGTGGTCCTCGCACAGGCGCTTCGGGTCTCGCTCGACGCGGAGCTCTCGGTCCCGGACGTACTCGCCCGGCTGGCCGAGACCTACCCGGACTGCTACCGGTTCATGTTCTCCCCGGCCGGGGCGGGGACGTTCTTCGGCGCGACCCCCGAGCGGTTGGTCTCGGTCCGGGGACGGACAGTCAGAACCGAGGCACTGGCGGGCTCGACCGGCCGGGGTGAGACGCCGGCCGAAGACGAGTGGCTGGCGAAGGAACTCCTCGAAAGCGAGAAGGACCGCCACGAGCACCAACTGGTTGCCGACGCGATCCGCGAACAGTTGGCGCCGTTCGCGACCTCGATCCGGACCGGCGAACGGACCGTCCGACGGCTCGCGACGGTCCAGCACCTCCGGACCTCGATCACCGCCGAACTCGGCGACGACGAACACGTCCTCGACCTCGTCGAGGCGTTACACCCGACACCCGCCGTCGGCGGGCTTCCACCCGACGCCGCGCTGCGGACGATCCGCGATACCGAGGCGTTCGACCGGGGATGGTACGCCGCACCGATCGGCTGGCTCGACGGCAGCGGCAACGGGACCTTCGCCGTGGGAATCCGTTCTGCGGTCGCCCGGGACCGGATCGCGACCCTGTTTGCCGGGGCCGGGATCGTCTCCGACAGCGACCCCGACCGCGAGTGGGACGAGGTCCAACTGAAGTACCGGCCGATGCTCGACGAACTCGAATGA